Within the Tachysurus fulvidraco isolate hzauxx_2018 chromosome 3, HZAU_PFXX_2.0, whole genome shotgun sequence genome, the region AAGTCAGttagaggtaaagctgtaactttaatAGACTGTTCAACACACTGCCATCAGCCTGGAGACAACCACTGAAAATTCATAACACATCTGTTAACATACAGTGACGTCTTCCATCATGTACAATGAGCAACTGCATTTTCAGAACATAGCTCAATATGCTAATATATAAACCTATACATATATTTgtacatataaaatgtattttgcttTTATTCTTGTTGATATATGTTCTGTAGTTTGCCTGAAGTCTCACTGAGATCTGTGGTTATGAGGACTATAAACTTTAAACTTGACAATGGAATGTCGTTGTGGTTTTTTGGtaaaacaacaccaacaaaaaaAGCTATAAGAGAGAACACAggaacattaaatataattgtaAACGGATGGAAAGCATGTCGTTCTTTACACGACCTTGTTGGCGATTATTTTGCCACAACAGTGCGTTAATGTATGACATTGACCACTTAAAAGTTCTCAAATGCCGCCATCTAGTGGTAATTGTGTTACTATACAACATGATGCTATGCCTTTACTGTACACAGTATGTGAAACGTCATACTCATGCTGACGTGAACACAGACGTATTAACGGCTCTCAAATCTAAGGTGTATATTTCAAATCAgtattttttactatttctaCCGATATTTTATTCCACAAACTTCCTTTCTATTtttgagtttgtttttatttcacctttAGCTTTCTCTACTGAACTACATGTGTTcttatgtgtttttattgtgttatgTACAAATTATTTTATGACCTCTTCTACTTTTATAAACTCTATTtactatcatttatttttaataaaataacttttgtATTATTCCAATTCTATAaacttttttcatttctaataagtcttattttagtttgtttttccttctgtttttcttttagtaAAAGGTATTCTCTTGCTTTTGCTCATACTTGTTTCGATTTTCATGATTGCTTTTTGTTCATTTCCTCtcattcttgttttttcttttatttgtatttcctattttttaacaaaacatttgaTTTTGTTATTCCTAGCTTTTATTTACCATCACATTTGTGAATTAAGAAttatacaattaataataaaacgtATTACTGTGATGAGCATATGATTATAAAAACAATCCAACaattatattgtttattgtaaACAAATAATCATTGTATTATAAATTGTAAACACGATTTACTCTACACTGATTATAtctaaaatcaaaataaaaattatggaCCAGCCTAAAGTTTTTCTATCTGTTTCGCAGATCAATTTgaatattgtgaataaaatcacTGCACCTTTTGAGGCTGTATTGCACAAACAAGGAAAACTCTCTTCTTTTATTCTGTCTAAACGAATGAACGTGAGACAAACACCACTCAGAAGACTGTCATTTGTGCAATTTTATTTCCAAATATTGTCTAATCCAGGGCAAACCTGGCTCACTTGGAGCTAGTGTACTTGGTGACGGCTTTGGTGCCCTCGGACACGGCGTGTTTGGCGAGTTCCCCCGGCAGCAGCAGGCGCACGGCGGTTTGCACCTCGCGGCTCGTGATGGTCGAGCGCTTGTTGTACTGCGTCAGTCTGGACGCCTCGGTCGCGATGCGCTCGAACACGTCGTTCACAAACGAGTTCATGATGCTCATAGCTCTGCTTGAGATGCCCGTGTCCGGATGCACCTGCAAAAAAAAGTAGTCGGGGGGGAAACAGATCAGGGAAGGCTACAGAACTCTAAAtgatcactctttacaaccgtggtgaTCTGAAATGCATCTCAAAACACATCTAACAGCATAAGAGCACATCCTTTCAGACAAGATCAGGAGGCTGAGGCTACAATAAGGACAGATTGGAGAGCACGAAGCTTTGAAAGACCAAccgacatttttttttttttttggtttaattatcatcatcaacaaTGCCATGATCTAAAGGTGCGTTTCAATTAACTCTCTAGTTCAGGGCACTGATCTGATCACCGAGTCGGCCTGTTTAAGACTGATTCATCcacaaaattatttaattgaatataaaaaatCCACAAAAACCACAGAGCATCGATGCTAACCATGTTCCCTTACTGGAAATGGCGTCATATTTCCCcaaaacttttttattattgattctTAGCATCAGTGTTCCAACGTGTAACGCACCTTCATTGTCACTAATGGAAATTCTGTGCTGTTGTATTCCaatatgtgtattttatgttCAGTTCAAATTGAGTGTTTTATCTAATGTCGACACTAGAAAGAAAACTGAGCACTGGATCCGTTTAACACTGTGGTCTAAAGTCAAAAGTTTAAGATGAAGAATGAGGAAGACCAACCTGCTTCAAGACTTTATAGATATACACAGCATACGTCTCCCTCCTCTTCCCTTTCCTTTTGGAAGACTTTTTGTCACCTGGtgctttccctttttttttaatcccatcGTTTGTCATCCTGcaaaatattgtgttttaaatcttttttgttgttgttgttgtttctttaatTTTCAGTGTGAGAAATTCACAACTACAGGCCGAACTCGAGCTCTTCAGCAAAGCTCAGCTGCAGCTCATCATCAATTTATCACGTCTTCACAAATCCATGCCTGCTCTAATTAAACCCAAGGAGTTTCCTTCTCTCTATGCTTCTCTCTACGTTATTTCTTAATCTTTCACTTCACTCTTGACATtgagttttttatatatatagtatattctACAACTTAACACTCCTACCTGGGGTCTATGTATATAGCTGCAAAAAACCCCAAATAtatacaatagatagatagatagatagatagatagatagatagatagatagatagatagatagttgtacagtaaatattttttttatttgtatttattagtattattagtgtTTACAGCTGGTTTTAATTCTCACAATATTTATTCTAATggagaaatgattaaaaatgttaaaaatttatatacatttttttattttaatttttgcaCACCATATTAATTCTGACATTCATACATTACATcaagaaacaggaaacagaccTTTGTGTGCTGCAATATTAAACCTTAcacatgaaaaacaaacaaaaaaaacaacaatcaaatgtaaaatatttaattttaaacaaaaatttgagaattttaaaaaaaagtagacaAATATTCCCATACTAAATATTGTgtacaaaatgtttaatatgattgatctgtttttttttttcaataaataattaaaaacaatctATAGTTAGGGTGTTTAAAGAAgttttgaggggaaaaaacacgttatttaatttaatttggcATAAATTGTACAAATTTGATTAAGATgtctaaagacacaaagatGTAGAAATAATGTAGTTATCAATAACGATTCACATTGATTTACAGTAATGCTGTGAAGTGATCTGGAGTTGATTTACATCTCGTCTTCTCCTTAAAACCTGCTGTGAATCGAGTGATGAAAGTGCACGAGCGTTTCTTTAGCCACGTGTGATTTCTACAcaagatttgtttatttctcatgTTCATTTTCCACACGCTTAAACTAGCAATGTATGATCACAGTGTTGGGTCTGGATGTTCACACTTATTTCACCTTCACTCTGTTATATAAGTCAAGGTTTGAGCATATGAGCAAATTTGTGGAAATGTAGCATTAGCAACCAACCTCCAGATCATCCTATTTTCTCAACAGAACTTGGATTCAGTCGTTTGTCGTCTGATGCTTTTATATTTTGTGCGTTTTCAATGTGTCCAAAACTGTAAACCTCTGCCTGCTAATTCGCTttcatgtatgtttttgtgAAAGAAACTAATTGCCATTCCCATGCTGTGgttgtgtgtcgtgtgtgtgtgtgtgtgtgtgtgtgtgtgtgtgtgtgtgtgtgtgtaggcataATCTTCAAAGGGAAACTGGCTGAGGCACATCATAGTACACCTCTAATGAGAAGAGGTTAGTGCCTTAATATTTGGATTTCACACTGTGCTAcagacaaaaaaggcaaaacaaactttaatagattttttcaATGTGATCTGATGGCCTGATACCACAAAAACATTTGGCTACCtacgtatgtgtatgtgtgtgtgtgtgtgtgtgtgtgtgtgtgtgtgtgtagtgtattatgtACTCTGTTATCATTTAGTTCTGATGTGAATAGATGGCTGTGGTAAAGCAGGAGCTGAATTGAATTGCCGTCATGACCGGATGATGGATGACGCAGAGGAATCCTCTGTAATCCCAGCTGATATGAATACAGTGGGGTAGCAGTGTGTCCTTTGGTCTAGAACAGGGAACTAGTACAGGACAGCTTTTCTTTGGTTTGCTTTATGTAGCATTCCTGAGGCAACTTGTATGCTGTTGATTGTTTTTTACTatgtaatgttttcttttggaCAGCACATGGTGCAGCAGATAATGTTGccctgagggtgtgtgtgtgtgtgtgtgtggctgtgtgtgtgtgtgtgtgtgtgtggcatcctgtccagggtgtatttccACCTTTATAAtcccagattttttttattttttattattattttatttttttaactaaccAAGGTTAAAATTTGCTCTCCAACATTTCTACATACACCACAATGTCACTGTAGAGGGTATGTggcaaatatatttattcattcattcattcattctttcattttctactgtttatccgaacttctcgggtcacggggagcctgtgcctatctcaggcgtcatcgggcatcgaggcaggatacaccctggacggagtaccaacccatcgcagggcacacacacactctcattcactcacacacacacacacacacactacggacaattttccagagatgccaatcaacctacgatgcatgtctttggaccgggggaggaaaccggaatacccggaggaaaccccagaggcacggggagaacatgcaaactccacacacacaaggcggaggcgggaattgagcccccaaccctggatgtgtgaggcaaacgtgctaaccactaagccaccgtgcccccttgtggtaaatatatatatatatataattaaatatttaaactcaATTTTGAACTCCATGCTTTTATCTGTCGCCCTCTGCTGGGAAGGCACTCAGACCATCGTTTTCAGGTTTTTTCTTGGTGCTTTCTAATGGATGTTATTGTTACAGAcaggaatattttttaaaatgcagtttTGGAGGTCTAGAAACGATCAAAAGGACAAGCCAATTCAAACTGAGGATAGGCAGTCCTTTAGTACCAATGAA harbors:
- the zgc:92591 gene encoding late histone H2B.L4, which gives rise to MTNDGIKKKGKAPGDKKSSKRKGKRRETYAVYIYKVLKQVHPDTGISSRAMSIMNSFVNDVFERIATEASRLTQYNKRSTITSREVQTAVRLLLPGELAKHAVSEGTKAVTKYTSSK